The Cataglyphis hispanica isolate Lineage 1 chromosome 5, ULB_Chis1_1.0, whole genome shotgun sequence genome has a segment encoding these proteins:
- the LOC126850044 gene encoding tropomyosin-1: MDVIKKKMQAMKLEKDNAMDKADTCEAQAKEANLRADKVLEEVAELTKKLAQVEADLEANKQALEQANKDLEDKEKALTNAESEVAALNRKVQLIEEDLERSEERLNTATAKLAEASQAADESSRMCKVLENRAQQDEERMDQLTNQLKEARLLAEDADGKSDEVSRKLALVEDELEVAEDRVKSGEAKVMELEEELKVVGNSLKSLEVSEEKANQRVEEFKRQLKTLTVKLKEAEARAEFAEKTVKKLQKEVDRLEDELGINKDRYKSLADEMDSTFAELAGY; encoded by the exons ATGGATGTCATCAAGAAGAAGATGCAAGCGATGAAGCTTGAGAAAGACAATGCCATGGATAAGGCCGACACCTGCGAAGCGCAGGCGAAGGAAGCGAATTTGCGGGCGGACAAAGTTCTCGAGGAGGTTGCGGAACTCACGAAAAAATTAGCTCAGGTCGAAGCTGATCTGGAGGCCAACAAGCAAGCTCTCGAGCAAGCCAACAAGGATCTCGAGGATAAAGAGAAAGCTCTTACTAAC gCTGAGTCCGAAGTAGCCGCTCTTAATCGCAAAGTCCAGCTCATTGAAGAGGATCTCGAGCGTTCGGAGGAACGATTAAACACCGCAACTGCTAAACTAGCTGAAGCGTCGCAGGCCGCCGACGAATCCAGCcg TATGTGCAAAGTATTGGAAAACCGTGCGCAACAGGATGAGGAGAGAATGGACCAATTGACAAATCAACTCAAGGAGGCTCGCCTGCTCGCGGAAGACGCTGACGGAAAATCTGACGAAGTATCGCGCAAGCTGGCCCTCGTTGAAGATGAGCTCGAAGTCGCGGAGGATCGCGTGAAATCCGGTGAAGC CAAGGTCATGGAACTGGAAGAGGAATTGAAAGTCGTCGGTAACAGTTTGAAATCTTTGGAAGTATCCGAAGAAAAG gCCAATCAACGAGTCGAAGAATTCAAGCGCCAATTGAAGACCTTGACGGTCAAACTGAAAGAGGCCGAAGCTCGCGCAGAGTTTGCCGAGAAAACCGTCAAGAAACTCCAGAAGGAGGTCGACAGGCTCGAAG ATGAATTGGGCATCAACAAGGACAGATACAAGTCGCTGGCCGATGAAATGGATTCGACGTTCGCCGAATTGGCAGGATATTAG
- the LOC126849977 gene encoding protein AF-9 codes for MAIRITLECGHTSMLRMRTTPEGYTHDWEVFVRGVDNADIHHYIEKVVFILHNTFRNPKRVLKEPPFVVKESGYAGFIIPIEIYLKNKDEPKKIHIQYDLILQPSGPPINNAIRHTELIHNPSEEFKKKLLKGGAVVVSSRDSSLEKSDTKIPAMVGKPKLNGSESKKYRTTESKTSNSFQELFGPPIKTAPIKISPDSKKTSQSDKNLVPKPSAIVEKSDKLDKTIKTKESPHKDKKDKVDEKKDKKSRDSSKDRLKNKEKSKRPPSPGNKSHSSPGNKKSTSPVVTKKPLSPLPSSTKRPLSPKPKEKEVKKILLEKDNKDNKEKDKAKNNSKTDIDSSKSEKKKDKKKHKDDRDKERKDKYKEAEKVKDVMKMTEKKTEKTDKAEKSDKEKPQEYKSSRDGRKSPKPVKENNRVKDDKAMKEKSEKSEKSEKIKDGKSDKDRQKHKHKKRDKKDKRDSKDREKKEKRERSKDGSEKQNNTTSASVGNSLSLLTEVPERDSSDSTPSVDDDSLLENKPMLNIKKDTEHAIISTPAETAKPVSPGISVDIKKEKSDRSRKDKSKGSRGEERENRKRKKSKEDDEIPAKHEKSRGHSTSPPLEPVSSSQSPVAMDVDSIHHSEKESKGVRKEKDDRVVNSVDQVTNDKDMEIDAEQVAPDSTNSTDAEISEPPVFSEDYVSQLKDLQQKIMTLQDNEELQRVVQVIAETGQYEITKKTFDFDLCALDRRTVQRLQEFFSTS; via the exons ATGGCAATTCGTATTACATTGGAATGTGGACACACATCAATGTTGCGTATGCGCACCACTCCTGAAGGATATACACATGATTGGGAAGTCTTTGTGCGAGGAGTGGATAATGCAGACATACATCATTACATTGAGAAAG tggtatttattttacacaatacaTTTCGGAATCCTAAAAGGGTGTTAAAAGAACCACCATTTGTGGTAAAAGAATCAGGCTATGCAGGTTTCATAATACCTATTGAAATTTACCTGAAAAATAAGGATGAGCCCAAGAAGATTCACATACAGTATGATCTTATTCTGCAGCCAAGTGGTCCACCTATTAATAATGCCATACGTCATACAGAATTAATTCATAATCCTTCTgaagagtttaaaaaaaaactattgaaaGGTGGAGCT gttGTTGTATCCAGTAGAGACAGTTCACTAGAAAAGAGTGATACGAAAATACCTGCAATGGTTGGCAAACCGAAATTAAATGGCAGCGAAAGCAAGAAATATCGCACTACTGAGTCTAAAACTTCAAACTCatttcaagaattatttgGGCCTCCTATAAAAACAGCgcctataaaaatatcaccaGACAGCAAAAAAACAAGTcaatctgataaaaatttagttcCTAAACCTTCAGCTATTGTTgaaaaatctgataaattagataaaacaattaaaacaaagGAAAGTCctcataaagataaaaaagataaggtAGATgagaaaaaggataaaaaaagtagAGACAGTTCTAAAGATCGgctcaaaaataaagaaaaatctaagAGACCTCCTAGTCCAGGGAATAAAAGTCATTCAAGCCCTGGAAACAAGAAATCAACATCACCTGTTGTTACAAAAAAACCATTAAGTCCTCTTCCATCATCTACAAAGAGACCTCTATCTCCTAAgccaaaagaaaaagaggtaaagaaaattttattggaaaaagataacaaagataataaagagaaagacaaggcaaaaaataattctaaaaccGATATAGATTCATCTAAatctgagaaaaagaaagataagaaaaaacacAAAGATGATAGGGACAAGGAAAGAAaggataaatataaagaagcaGAAAAAGTTAAAGATGTAATGAAAATGACTGAGAAAAAGACTGAAAAAACGGATAAGGCGGAAAAATCAGACAAGGAAAAACCTCAAGAATACAAATCATCAAGAGATGGCAGAAAATCTCCAAAACctgtgaaagaaaataatagagtaaaagatgataaagcaatgaaagaaaaatcagaGAAAAGTGAGAAatctgagaaaataaaagatggcAAAAGTGATAAAGATAGACAAAAACATAAGCAtaagaagagagataaaaaagataaaagagatagcaaagatagagaaaagaaggagaaacgTGAAAGAAGCAAAGATGGGAGcgagaaacaaaataatacaacTTCTGCATCGGTAGGGAACTCACTGTCTCTTTTAACTGAAGTTCCAGAAAGAGATAGCAGTGATTCAACACCTTCTGTAGATGACGATTCATTACTTGAGAATAAACCCATGCTTAATATCAAAAAGGATACAGAACACGCCATAATATCTACACCTGCAGAAACAGCAAAGCCAGTATCTCCAGGTATATcagtagatataaaaaaggaaaagagtgATCGTAGCAGAAAGGACAAATCCAAAGGAAGCAGAGgcgaggaaagagaaaatcgaaaaagaaagaagagcaAAGAAGATGATGAGATTCCAGCTAAACATGAGAAAAGCAGGGGTCATTCGACGTCTCCGCCTTTAGAACCAGTTTCATCGAGTCAATCTCCAGTTGCGATGGATGTTGACTCCATCCATCACTCAGAAAAGGAATCAAAAGGAGTCAGAAAAGAGAAGGATGATCGTGTTGTTAATTCGGTCGATCAAGTGACAAATGATAAAGACATGGAAATCGATGCTGAACAAGTGGCTCCAGATTCTACAAACAGCACCGACGCAGAAATTAGTGAACCACCAGTGTTTTCAGAGGATTATGTATCACAATTAAAGGAtttgcaacaaaaaataatgacgtTGCAGGATAATGAAGAGTTGCAGAGAGTTGTGCAAGTAATTGCAGAGACTGGTCAATATGAAATCACTAAGAAAacatttgattttgatttatgtGCATTGGATCGTAGAACTGTACAACGTCTTCAAGAGTTTTTTTCTACATCGTGA
- the LOC126850066 gene encoding biogenesis of lysosome-related organelles complex 1 subunit 1: MLSAIVKEHQSKQAMRKEKQEQKRKEAVQAASNLTQALVDHLNVGVAQAYLNQKKLDAEAKQLQHSATNFAKQTQLWLNLVESFSSSLKEIGDAENWARSIEGDMRTIATALEYSYKATQENQSVGNV; the protein is encoded by the exons atgtTATCGGCAATTGTGAAAGAACATCAGAGCAAGCAAGcgatgagaaaagaaaaacaag AACAAAAACGAAAAGAAGCTGTTCAGGCTGCAAGCAATTTGACACAAGCTCTTGTTGATCACTTGAATGTTGg AGTGGCTCAAGCATActtaaatcaaaagaaattagATGCGGAAGCAAAGCAACTGCAACACAGTGCAACAAATTTTGCCAAACAAACACAATTGTGGTTAAATTTAGTAGAATCTTTTTCAAGCTCTTTAAAAGAGATTGGGGATGCAGAAAATTGGGCTCGTAGTATAGAAGGTGATATGAGAACAATAGCCACTGCCTTGGAATATTCATACAAag cCACACAAGAGAATCAAAGTGTTGGTAATGTTTGA